The Natator depressus isolate rNatDep1 chromosome 25, rNatDep2.hap1, whole genome shotgun sequence genome includes the window CTAAATGGCATTTCTACAGATCTTGCTAAGTAACCAGTGTTCCAAGGGCTATTCATTGCTCTGCCCCTGCAGAGAAATCTGGCCCATGCAGTAAAAATAGAAGTATTTAATATTGATAGAAATGACTCTTATAAACTACTGAAAGAGCGGAATTTAGTTACCCGTGGCTATGCCTCAAGTCAGGGTTGGACTAATGTGCTATTGAGCGGCAGGAAATAGCAGCTTTCAGAGGAGACAGAGAGTACGTCTACATTTGAGCAGGGAGGTGTGATTCTAGCAGGCGTAGCGGTTCCCAGGTGCTCGCCCCTACAACTAGCAGGATGCCCatgtgggggggggctcagactACTGCCTGAGTACATGCCTGGGGTTGAGGTGGGCTTGTACTCGgagcagctagcccaagctgcgGCGGACGCTCTGCTGGTTTTGGGTGCTTGCTCGAGCACAGCTAGTGCGGGAACGTCCACAGGAGCTGGGGATCCCGCCTCCCAGCTCAAAAGCAGGCGTAGTCCTAGAACAACATTTCTAATCCTCACCCAGGCACCCTGGCCTATTCCCATCTTGAAGCATCGAATTCAGCTTCCCTAATGTTCTCTGTAGTTTGTGCTGGAGAATTTATTCCTGTCCCAAACCCTGCTGTGGTGATGCTGCCTGTCTGGGTGCGGTTAAACAATTGCTAAGTTCTTCCCCAGGGGCGGGTagatttcagtggtgggtgaaagaTCCCTGTGGAGACAGGGCCAAATCTTAACTCGCGTTAACACCTGTTAACCAAAGGATTGCATGGAGGTGTGGGGCAGAATTAGCATCTTCTCTGAAAtgctagcctgtttgccagaagctgggaatgggccacaggggatgggtcacttgatgattcactgttctgttcatcccctctggggcacctggcactggccactgttggaagacaggacactgggctagatggacctttggtctgacccagcctggccgttTTTATGGTCTTGGAGGCCAAAGGGCCTGCAGGGATACCTGGTCCTTGGCGTGGTGCTGGTGTCATTAATGAGACCTGTCAGGCAGCTACTTTTTGAATATTAATGAGCAGATCTGCATACAAACACAGACTGTTAAATGCTGGTTAGATTCCTCCATGGGTGAGTCCAGGCCCAGAGGGGAAATTAGCACCAGGTGGTCTGATTTCCTCATGGTGAGTAGATTATACACCAGGCAGCTTACACGCAGGCACACGCTATGCAGAGCTCAGTAGACCCCAAGCAGAAGCATGTCGcaaaggagggaagggaggagcagggagagggagacagaATGGAGCcaggacacagagagagagagaagtccaCGCCGCAGACTCTGAACCTTACAATGACAGATTTCCCAGCATCCCTTGGGATGCCTCGGCCTAGTAGGATCCAGCGGACTCAGTGTCTTTTCAATTTGTTTATGGCTGTTACTGTTGCAGGAGGAGGCTGCTGGCTTCTGGGGCGGGATGGAGCTGTTTTCGGGTCATTGCAGCTGTCTCTGGTGTGGAGCTGCAGTGTGTCCCACTCTGTAGAAGGGGGGGGATCGTAAATGGTCGCTCACGAGCCCTGTCATCTCCTTTAAGCCTGGCTTCCTCTAGATGCCTCAGACATAAGATTTCAAGCCTTCCTGCACAAGAGCGAACATATATGGAATCGTAAGTCATTCACGTCTATCCACACACGCTATATACATGTCTGCACTCCAGGCTGTTTCTATCATTCACGCAGAGGGATAATGGTAATACACAGCAGTAAGTACTCAAAGTGAAATCAGCAGCAAAAGCCCATTGCGCAAGGCAGTCCCTGTTCGTACAGTCGAAGCACCATGCGAAGGGTCTCTGCACATAAAGGCCCATGTCCTTGGCTCGTGTACGTTGGCGTAGCgaggtcaatggagctgtgccactgGGAGCCAGCTGAAGAAGATATGACTCTAGCTGTTCATCTACACGGACACCCTCCCCATCTGCCCTTCAAGCCATCGCTACTGGGCCAGTTTCTCCTTGGTGTCATGGCAACGGGCCTTGATTTGCAGGAAGAAGTTAGTGGCTTTATGCGCACAAGGGAGAGGCCATTAGGATAAAGTGTGGGCAGCAGTGAAAAGGCAGGGTGTCCTTAGAGCTGTGTGTGTCCAaaacccgtgtgtgtgtgtgtgtgtgcaggcatggATGTGATGTGTACATGAGTAGgcacatgtgtgtgtgtccatgtttGGGCCTATGTGCATGGATGTGTCCATGAGTATACATGCATTCAtgtgtttgtgtttgtatgtgtgagCATGTGAGTTTGCCTGTGTGAGTATgtttgcacgtgtgtgtgtgcgcatatgagtgtgtgtgtgtgtgtgtgtgtgtgtgtgtaggtgtgtgcaggtgtgtgcAGGCTATGTATACCAAGCCCAGCTCTGCTGTCCAGCCGTATGAGGAAAGCTGTTTTCAGGACACAAGAGTGGAACTGGGCATGGGGCCGAGTGCCAGCAATCCCCCTGGCGATCAAGGGGGTGACTCCTCCCTGCCGaccccctctgcccagccctcccccccacacgcATGCTGTTTTTTCAGTCTGTCATTTCCATGGGACTTACGAGCAAGAAAATAAAGCAAGAAGTGCTTGCCATCACCCACACAAAATACCAGAATGGGGGGCACCTGCGCCTGGTGGCTCGGGAGCTCAGCCGCCGCTGGAGGGAGTCGATTTCGGCCCTGTAGTCCCGCCTGCGGTGGGAAAGCACAGGTAGGTCCGGACGGTCCAGCCAAACCCACTGGCTATACCATGCCCCTTCCCAAAGAGCCAGCAGCCCCAGCGTGTCCCGCCCCCGTCCCCCCACAAGTGATGGGGGGACTCCAGCCTCCAGGCCCCTGCAGCAGGAATGGGGAGGCCAGGCGGCAGGAGGAACCTCAGTGTTGCCAAGGGGTCACTTGGCTAGGAGTGGGGGGGGAACAATTCCCGAGGTTGTGATTGGCTGAGAGCCAGGGGTTAATGGCCCCAGTGGAGGTGGCGGGCTGGGAGCAAGAGGGACGGGGCTGGGTTGGAGTCAGGTGATGATGGCTGGGGATTTGATTGGCTGGCGGGCTGGGCATAACGCCCCAGGAGGCTATGATGGAATCAGAGTCAATGGACAGGGATGATATGATTGGCTGGGAGGTAGGGGTTAATGCTTGGCCAGGATATGATTGGCTGTGAGCCAGGTGGTTAATGCTCCCTGATGATACAATTGGCTGGGAGGTAGGGGTTAATGCTTGGCCAGGATATGATTGGCTGTGAGCCAGATGTTAATGCTCCCTGATGATAGGATTGCCTTGGAGCTAATACCTCCCCAGGATACGATTGGCTGGGAGCCGGAAGTGGGGGCCAGGCCGTTGTCCAGTTCCTTACATGCTGCGCTGGAGCTCACTCTGCTGGGCCTCGCACCGCCCCCGCCGCGCCTCCGACgcctggtgctgctgcagggcctcctccagctgctgcgCCTGCTCCGTggctttcccctgccactgggtcagctgCGCTGCAGGAGGAAGGCAGAGAGCGGGGCTCACACCCACCGCAGGGCAGGGGGCACCCACCCCCTTTGCGGGCCTCCTCCCCTCAGAGCCTGACCTGCAAGCCCTGGGCCCGGGAGTGGCCATGCTCACAGCCGCAGGACCCCCCGGGGGATGGGGCTAGCGGGcaatgtttcctctaatttttgacaggccatgtgcacaaaaaatttcttttgtgcaaatttttgtgcttctgtgcaaatttttgtgagtgcggtgtttcgccgtgtgcgcggggtttaggatctgtgtgcgcgcgcacacgcgcatggcttagagggaacagtgctagCGGGATCAGGTGCTCACCCGGCATGCTCCAACAGAGGTGGGGTTCGACTGTATGGAAAGGGCCCAGCCCAACTGTGGCTGCTCAGTGAAGGGCAAATAGGGTGGATAGTGGACTGAGGCCAGTTCCCATGAGGCTGGGGTAGAGCTGCCATGTGGGGCCCTGCCAGGATTTCCCAGTGCAGCCGGACCCATGCAGGGCGCTGCCTGGCAATGGCACAAGAGCATCCCACGGTGGGATGGGCCCGACTCCATGGGGCAGACGCTCACCCTGCTCAGCAGTGGAGCCTGGCGGCGGGGGGGGattctcctgcccccaccacacGTCCCTCACGCCGgatgcccctgcctccccccaccttgCAAGGCGATGTTTCTGGTGTCCATCTCGGTGCCCTCCAGCTGAATGGCCGCGAGCGCATTCCGCAGGGCTGTCACGTTGGCGGAGAGCGTGCTCTGTGGGGCAATACGGTTAGAAGGGAAAGAAGCAGGCACAGGGCTTAGAAAcggctggctgggcagggggaggggtggccaTTGTGCTCCCGAAGCAGGGGTCCACGCCAGGTTCCCCAGCTCGAGGCTGCTTGGAAATCCAGCCCGCGGGGGGCAGCGTGAGCGCTGAACGTGGCGCGACCCAGCTCCCATCCGGTGGCGAATCTTTAACCAAGCTGTTCTCGGGGCCAGGTCCGCTGTGGTGCAGGGGAGACGTGTGACCCCATGGGGTCAGCAGAGCCATGCTCCCCGCTGGCAGGGCAGGTTGTCCCACTGGTCTGTGATGATTTAAGGCAGAAGGGTTTTTTATAGGgggtgtaacagggtggcttgccttTGGGCTGGAGAGTCTGGGGCTACGCGGTTGGATCAGGGGCTCCCAGGCTAAAAAGAGCAGGAAATTGCAGTAAAGGAGGGAAGTTGCAGGAGATTGCAGGGAGGGAGCAAGCTCtccaggcaggggaaggggctgcacAGGCCCAGCTGGAAAAGCCTGTGGAGAAGGACAAAGTCCAGGCGTGAGATACAGGGAAACAGACAGAGGCTCTTAAGCGGGAGAGCTGGGCCCTCCTGACGCTGGGGTAAAACCTGTGAGAGTTTGTGTTTCCTTTACAAAGCCTGGATAATTTTGggccagggggagagggggctgaacTCGGGGCGGGGTCTGGAGGGCCAGTGTGCCCCCAGTGGACCCACCTATTGTTTGAACAACTGCATTCAGACGAGTTCTGAAGGGGATGCAGGGTGCGGTCAGCGCACATGGGGGGTGGCCTCACCCTTCCAGGGGGTTAGAAGAAATGGAATCCACCCCAAGTATGCACCGACCCCAGGCCCTTGGGTGCGTCCCCTGCACCTCCAGCAGCTGAACAGGAAGTGGGGCTGGGAGAACAACGGGAAGCAGGAGTGATTTTTTTCCAGACCCTTCATTGCCTAGAGCAGCCCATTGTTTAGCAGGAAGCATCCAAAGCCAGCCCTTTGGACCAGTCCAGTCTGAGAGcaaggagatgggggtggggctggttgCCCCTTGGGACCGGCCCtttcccagctgggagctggagaTAATAATAACGTGCCGGAAAGAACAGGCTGCGAGAGACCagtatccaacccccactgctgcCTTGAGACACCTAATTATACGTGTCCCAAATGGCTCTGGTCTGTGTCTCAGCTAGGAATAGCTGCAGGGCTCCTGCTCCAACCTCTGCCTAGCACCATCCTAGGGGCTCTCGCTGCAGCCGAGGGCTGGGCCTGTCCTGAGCAGAGCCCCGGGAGCAGCTGCTGGTCACGccccagggctcagtcctgtTCGCTCAGGAAACAGCCATGCTGGGTGAAAGACCCTCAGCAGCCCGTGGGCCCAGTTATCCCAcagcagggatggagggaagtCATGTGGGTTACTGGGATCTCAGCAGTGGGGCTCCCTGGGACTGGGGCAGGAGCCCTGGCATCCCTCGTTTGAGGGGATGGTCAGACAGGGACAGATGCCCCCGTCCCCGATGTGGTGTGGCTGTTGCCCCGTGTGTCTGTCATACCCAACCAGAGCCAACCCACCACCTGCACTGGTGGCCCCTTGGGGCCACTTCCTCTCCTAACAGAGGGAGTACCCCAGCACCCCCATATCCCTCCTGCTCCCATGCATTCCAGGCTGTGAGATCCGGGATTCCTGGGGACGGCGCTGGGTCTGCATCAGTGCCAACACTTTTCGCTGGCCTTTTTAGTGCCCTGGGGTCTTTTGCAGAGCCCAGATACCAGGAGCTCTGGTCTCCTTGCTTGCCGGATGCTATCCCTCCTGGGGAGACCAGGGCCTCTAAGGATGCCAGCGAACCCCTcaaaccgccccccccagctcagcccgaGGCCCTGCCCAGTTTGCAAGCTGAACATTGCTGCAGCATGCTAGTGCCTGAGACCCACCAGCTGAGAAAGCCATTAGCATGGGAGGACGCTGTGCCAGCTGGCTGGGTTACAAGTGAGATAAtacccagacccacccccaggccagggcATCTCCTACAGCCTCACAGCCACAGCTGGGCACTCAGCCTGTCAGATGCCCCTTGGAGAATCTATAGGGGGCCAGTTAGGGAGCCCAGCATTACGCTAAATCCTGGGCTCCCTggactccacacacaccccccccgccAACCTGGCTCATACCTCATGCTCCTGGCAGGACAACAAGGTGGCATTGAGTTTCCTGCCCTCATCCTTGGCCTGGCCCAGCTGCCTCTGAAGCTGCTTCTCCTTCTGGGCGTCCTCCTGCAGCCGCCCCGTGAGCTCGGCCACGTCCCGCTCCAGCTCGGCCACGCGGCCCCCCAAAGCCGAGGTCTCATTGGCTGCCCGCTCCCGGCAACCCTGCAGCTTCTGTGCTGCCTCCGAGTGCCGCATCATCACCGCCACGGAGACCGTCACCGCGGCAACCAGGAAGAGCAGGACCAcgcacagccccagcaccttcagGGTGGCTTTGGCCACCGCGGGGTCCATGGTCCCCGTGCCGCGACCTGCCGCCTGCAGCTGCTGCCGCCGTGTGCTGGGAACCAGCAGCCAGGTCACTGCCTGTGTCACTTTAATTACTACGTGTGGGCTTCCTTGACCAAAAAAGCTCCTGCCTCTGGTTTCCGCAGGTCACGGACCAGGGACCATTCTAGAATTGTCTGTCATAGGCTGGAGAGGGCCCCGGACTGGgccctggggggctctgggctccccaaAGAGAGGGGGGGCTTGCAGAGGAAGGGGTTAAAATCCCCTGAATTAAGCAGGAGGGGAACCTTGAGCCTGGAAAAGCTGCCTCAGCTTCTTAAGCCTGGAGGGAACCCCTCAACTGGGGCTTGTTCGGGGGGGGTCtaaaggggagggggctggttgCCCGTAGGCTGTGGGGAGCCAAGGGCTGAGACTCCATGGCCCCCCCTTACAGAGAgctgggggagctcagggctggaatagcagggggctgtgaattgggattggggggcaccggcaAAGCCAGGgtgtgcccagggctgggctagcggagGGGACCGTGGGTCAGGATCGaagggcagctgcagagctggctggtagACACGTGTACAGCCTCTAGCCAGCGTCAGATTCTTTGGTTCCAACCGTTGGGAGGAATTAAAAGCCGAGAACCCAGGCTGAGCCAGTGGCCCAGGCGGGTCAATCTGTGGGGCTAAGCAAGGCAGGAAGCGGCGCTCGCTCTCCTGTGGGGTGACTGGCCTGTTCGGTGGCTTGTGGCTGAGAACGCCCCCGTCTGTGGAGCACCACCTGTTTTCGTTCAGGAGTTTCTACAGCAATCACGAGTGCTCCGagacggggaggggagggaaagaggccagCCTCGGTTCCTGGGTTCAGACTTTGCATCTGCGCTTCCCAGACCAAaattcagccacctctggggtggagagcaGCAACCATTGGAGGCACTAGCTCTCCTGGCAGGCAGGCATCGCTGTATTGATagagggggacactgaggcacagagcagggaagtggttcacccaaggtcacacagcggcagagctgggaatagaacccaggagtcctgtttcCCAGTCCCCATGCTCTAACAGCTCCCTCCtagagccaagaatagaaaccCCGAGTGCGGCTTCCCAAGCCCGTacactaaccactggacaatccttcctctcCATTAAGGTTCCCGCCCTTCTGGATGTTGCAGGATGTGCAGGGGAGACTCGGCTCTGGTGTCTCCACCTGGCACTCCACCCGGTGCCAAATTCCTGGGTCATGCGACCACCCAACAGCCAGACCCACTGGAAACAGCAAGGGGTCAGACTGCTTCCCCTGTCCTCGAGTTGCCTTTCTTGTCCCTTTCctgctggccccagctgcagAGAGCTCTGCAGGGGGGGAACTTTTGTTCCGTGGCAGGGGGAAGAGTTTGGGTGCAGCTGGGGGGATGAATTGCAGCCGCTCGGCCCAACCCCTCCTGTCCACGAGTGCCACTTGATTAAAGGAACCATGGATTTCAGTTGCAGACAAAACCTAGGGCTGGCCTCTGCCCTGGAAGGAGGCAGAATCAAGAGAGGCTTTTCCTCCGTGTGCAAGTCGGCTAGCACCTCAGGAAGAGATAATTATAGTGGGGGGAGGCCAGCTGGTTGGTGAAACATCCTCACCCCTGCAGACACTAGCTCAGCGCCCTGGTCCAGCCATTCCTGTATCCTGCCTCTGGCACTGGTCCAGGCCTGGGTGCTGACGGGGGAAGGATCCTTGGGGCGGTGcatctttcctccctcccagcccttccGAGTGAGGTGCACTGCAGCCCGTGGCAGATAACGGTTTGTCTCACCTGCCTGCCAAGCAGGCAGAGAGCAGCGTCGCTCAGGGATCTGTGGGCCATCCTAGGGCGCAGAACAAGACTCAGACGGAGGCTGTGGCTGGAGAGGGCTGGTATTTCCCGTTCCACACAAGGAGCTTCCATCCCCACCACCCTGTAGCTCCGACACTCTGTTTCCTGTGCTCCCAGCAGGCCCCAGTATGGCAAATCCAGACCCCTCAAAACTGACCCCTGTGCAGAATGGGAGTGGGACGCATGGTGGTGAACAGCAAAGCCCATTTATTCTGCAAACGTTCTCCCAGCCGAGGGCTGGTTTGTTACAGTCACTTtaatttccctccccttcccctaagTGTGAGAGTGGGTGATCCTGGTGCTGGGCCCCAGACTGGGTGTGCCTCATGTGGGGGCCGGGGGCACCCCAAAACCGGTCACCCCAAATCAATGGCCACCTCTGAAAAAATGTCTGCGGTCCATGGGTATTTCCTACCCAAGCAGGATGTGTCAGGCCCAACTTGCTGCAACTGTCATCTGGGGCTTTGGGTGACATGTCTAAACTGCAGGGTTATCTCCATCCATGGACCCATCACTGCGTCCCTCTCGTCTgtcacagcccccctccctcagtaAACATCCCTCTGGCAGGAGACGAGGCTTTCTCCACATGCATGCCAGGGAAGAGTCAGCTTCGAGTCCCATTGATCACTCAGTACAGATCACATGGAGGAGGAGCATGTGCGGGCCACAGGATCCAGTGTTGCGTATTCCCTGTGAGATTCCTGAtctcccagctgggggactcagTCCTGAAACAGACCAATCAAATAAAGGGTTGTCAGGTTGGCGTCATGTTGCCAGTGAATCCCTGGGGCTCTAGGCTATGCTGGCTGGCTCAGATCTACAAAAgtatttagcaaaaagaaaaggagtacttgtggcaccttagagactaaccaatttatttgagcataagctttcgtgaactacagctcacttcatctgatgcataaaagtggaaaatgcagtgaggatgtttttatacacacagaccatgaaaaaatgggtgtttatcacttcaaaaggttttctccccccaccccactctcctgctggtaatagcttatctaaagtgatcactctccttacaatgtgtatgataatcaaggtgggccatttccagcacaaatccagggtttaacaagaacgtcggggggggggggaagggggtaggaaaaaacaaggggaaataggttaccttgcataatgacttagccactcccagtctctattcaagcctaagttaattgtatccaatttgcaaatgaattccaattcagcagtctctcgctggactctggttttgaaggttttctgttgtaatatcgcaactttcatgtctgtaatcgcgtgaccagagagattgaagtgttctccgactggtttatgaatgttataattcttgacatctgatttgtgtccatttattcttttacgtagagactgtccagtttgaccaatgtacatggcagaggggcattgcttgcacatgatgacatatatcacattggtagatatgcagatgaacgagcctctgatagtgtgactgatgttattaggccctgtgatggtgtcccctgaaagatatgtggacacagttggcaacgggctttgttgcaaggataggttcctgggttagtggttctgttgtgtggcgtgtggttgctggtgagtatttgcttcaggttggggggctgtctgtaggcaaggactggcctgtctcccaagatctgtgagagtgatgggtcgtccttcaggataggttgtagatccttgatgatgcattggagaggttttagttgggggctgaagatgacggctagtggtgttctgttattttctttgttgggcctgtcctgtagtaggtgacttctgggtactcttctggctctgtcaatctgtttcttcac containing:
- the CCDC194 gene encoding coiled-coil domain-containing protein 194 codes for the protein MDPAVAKATLKVLGLCVVLLFLVAAVTVSVAVMMRHSEAAQKLQGCRERAANETSALGGRVAELERDVAELTGRLQEDAQKEKQLQRQLGQAKDEGRKLNATLLSCQEHESTLSANVTALRNALAAIQLEGTEMDTRNIALQAQLTQWQGKATEQAQQLEEALQQHQASEARRGRCEAQQSELQRSMRDYRAEIDSLQRRLSSRATRRRCPPFWYFVWVMASTSCFIFLLEGLKSYV